Proteins from a single region of Herpetosiphonaceae bacterium:
- a CDS encoding DEAD/DEAH box helicase: MSDSVLHATWLPAAQRLFMWGESVEVPRRKGRQPRIPRHPYQSAPETISERLDQLALKQADAAEHPQTIWLPSANGSPLPSPELLEMGASLPEAEHVELAPWQVTGLLLPVDAALDLLLALSSAQATGADLQAWRVAALVAMRLIARQQVVPVLQRDGFHLRARWQPRLDPETAQTVALLSRSLPPICRAAVDDPASAPAPRALLDDFLAAAVDATIRAIALKTTLPTTTPGGTWLRALLGADPILKLSGPAADDLFKSWQAWAGQGNVAGDEQFRITFRLEPPDDEADPWLLTYLLQATDDPSLLVPAASIWREQGQTYTYLERRFEQPQERLLTGLGYAARVFPPIEASLRQAAPERAVLSATKAFSFLKEAVPLLEQSGFGVLIPAWWQGRGARIQARARAKSTAPKPNEKGVLSFERLVSFDWELSIGGEPLDRSEFERLVELKLPLVQVRGQWIALDPEHIDRVLRLFEQGGGTLTLGEALRMGLGADGAVTPQGVEFAGLEAEGWLHDLLATLSDLQRLEPQPEPRQFHGTLRPYQSRGFSWMAFLRQFGLGACLADDMGLGKTAQTLALLLHERERLNVTAPALIVCPTSVIGNWLRELQRFAPALRVMIHQGADRRQGEAFERAAAEHDVVLTSFPLLARDRETLTSVGWDSVVLDEAQNIKNASAKQAQAARALTARHRVALTGTPVENRLTELWSIMTFLNPGYLGSEAAFRREFARPIERTADPQATERLRKLTTPFVLRRLKTDPAIISDLPEKLEMNVYCTLTPEQATLYEAVVQDALEQINQAEQDENAIQRRGQVLAMLMQLKQVCNHPAQFLKDGSPLPGRSGKLARLVEMLEEVYAEGDRALIFTQFAEMGAMLQSHLSAAFFDDVLFLHGGTHIKERDGMVRRFQAPKGPRVFILSLKAGGTGLNLTAANHVFHFDRWWNPAVENQATDRAFRIGQRRNVQVHKFICGGTLEEHIDELIESKRALAESVLGGGESWLTELNTDQLRDLVALRRADVVEA; the protein is encoded by the coding sequence ATGAGCGACAGCGTGCTCCACGCAACCTGGCTGCCAGCCGCGCAGCGCCTCTTCATGTGGGGCGAGTCGGTCGAGGTGCCGCGCCGCAAAGGACGCCAGCCCAGGATCCCGCGCCACCCATACCAGAGCGCGCCGGAGACGATCAGCGAGCGCCTTGATCAGCTTGCGCTCAAGCAGGCCGATGCAGCCGAGCACCCGCAGACGATCTGGCTGCCCTCGGCCAACGGCTCGCCGCTGCCGTCGCCGGAGCTGCTGGAGATGGGCGCGTCGCTGCCGGAGGCTGAGCACGTCGAGCTAGCTCCCTGGCAGGTGACAGGTCTGCTGCTGCCGGTCGACGCCGCGCTCGACCTGCTGCTGGCACTCTCGTCGGCGCAGGCGACCGGCGCGGATCTGCAAGCGTGGCGCGTTGCGGCGCTCGTGGCGATGCGCCTGATTGCCCGGCAGCAGGTGGTGCCTGTGTTGCAGCGCGACGGCTTTCACCTGCGGGCGCGCTGGCAGCCGCGTCTCGATCCTGAGACGGCGCAGACCGTGGCGCTGCTGTCGCGCAGCCTTCCGCCGATCTGCCGCGCGGCGGTCGACGATCCAGCCAGCGCTCCCGCGCCCCGCGCGCTGCTCGACGACTTTCTCGCGGCGGCGGTCGATGCCACGATCCGCGCGATTGCGCTCAAGACCACGCTGCCGACGACCACGCCCGGCGGTACATGGCTGCGTGCGCTGCTCGGCGCCGATCCGATCCTCAAGCTGAGCGGCCCTGCGGCGGATGATCTGTTCAAAAGCTGGCAGGCGTGGGCCGGTCAGGGCAACGTCGCGGGCGATGAGCAGTTTCGCATCACCTTTCGGCTTGAGCCGCCCGACGACGAGGCCGATCCGTGGCTGCTGACCTACCTGCTCCAGGCCACCGACGATCCCAGCCTGCTGGTGCCCGCAGCGAGCATCTGGCGCGAACAGGGCCAGACCTACACCTACCTTGAGCGGCGCTTCGAGCAGCCCCAGGAGCGCCTGCTGACGGGACTCGGCTACGCCGCGCGCGTCTTTCCTCCGATCGAGGCGAGTCTGCGTCAGGCCGCGCCGGAGCGCGCGGTGCTCTCCGCGACCAAGGCGTTCTCCTTTCTCAAGGAGGCCGTGCCGCTGCTTGAGCAGAGCGGCTTCGGCGTGCTGATCCCGGCCTGGTGGCAGGGCCGTGGCGCGCGTATCCAGGCCAGAGCACGCGCGAAGTCGACAGCGCCGAAGCCCAACGAGAAGGGCGTGCTCAGCTTCGAGCGGCTGGTCAGCTTCGACTGGGAGCTGTCGATCGGCGGCGAGCCATTGGACCGCAGCGAGTTCGAGCGGCTGGTCGAGCTAAAGCTGCCGCTGGTGCAGGTGCGCGGCCAGTGGATCGCGCTCGACCCTGAGCATATCGACCGCGTGCTTCGGCTCTTTGAGCAGGGCGGCGGCACGCTGACGCTGGGCGAGGCGCTGCGTATGGGCCTCGGCGCCGATGGCGCGGTGACGCCCCAGGGCGTTGAGTTTGCCGGTCTGGAGGCTGAGGGCTGGCTGCACGACCTGCTGGCGACGCTCTCCGATCTTCAGCGTCTTGAGCCGCAGCCGGAGCCGCGCCAATTTCACGGCACGCTGCGTCCGTATCAGTCGCGCGGCTTTTCGTGGATGGCCTTTCTGCGGCAGTTCGGCCTCGGCGCGTGTCTGGCCGACGACATGGGCCTTGGCAAGACCGCCCAGACGCTCGCGCTGCTGCTCCACGAGCGCGAGCGCCTCAACGTGACCGCGCCCGCGCTGATCGTCTGCCCGACATCGGTGATCGGCAACTGGCTGCGCGAGCTTCAGCGCTTCGCTCCGGCGCTGCGGGTGATGATCCATCAGGGCGCGGACCGGCGGCAGGGCGAGGCGTTCGAGCGCGCTGCCGCCGAGCATGACGTGGTGCTGACCAGCTTTCCGCTGCTGGCGCGCGACCGCGAGACGCTGACGAGCGTCGGGTGGGATAGCGTCGTGCTGGACGAGGCGCAGAACATCAAGAATGCCTCGGCCAAGCAGGCGCAGGCGGCGCGTGCGCTCACGGCGCGGCATCGCGTGGCGCTGACGGGCACGCCCGTCGAGAATCGGCTGACCGAGCTGTGGAGCATCATGACCTTCCTCAATCCCGGCTACCTCGGCAGCGAGGCGGCTTTCCGGCGCGAGTTTGCCCGCCCGATCGAGCGCACCGCCGACCCACAGGCGACCGAGCGGCTCAGGAAGCTGACGACTCCGTTCGTCCTGCGGCGCTTGAAGACCGACCCGGCGATCATCTCTGATCTGCCGGAGAAGCTGGAGATGAACGTCTACTGCACGCTCACGCCTGAGCAGGCCACGCTCTACGAGGCAGTGGTGCAGGATGCGCTTGAGCAGATCAACCAGGCCGAGCAGGACGAGAACGCGATCCAGCGGCGCGGCCAGGTGCTGGCGATGCTGATGCAGCTCAAGCAGGTCTGCAATCATCCCGCGCAGTTCTTGAAGGACGGCAGCCCGCTGCCGGGGCGCTCCGGCAAACTGGCGCGGCTGGTCGAGATGCTGGAGGAGGTCTATGCCGAGGGCGACCGAGCGCTGATCTTCACGCAGTTCGCCGAGATGGGCGCGATGCTGCAAAGCCACCTGAGCGCGGCATTCTTCGACGATGTGCTGTTTCTGCACGGCGGCACGCATATCAAAGAGCGCGACGGGATGGTGCGGCGGTTTCAGGCACCCAAAGGCCCGCGCGTCTTCATCCTGTCGCTCAAGGCGGGCGGCACCGGCCTGAATCTAACAGCGGCCAATCATGTCTTCCACTTCGATCGCTGGTGGAATCCGGCGGTTGAGAACCAGGCTACCGATCGCGCCTTTCGCATCGGCCAGAGGCGCAACGTGCAGGTACACAAGTTTATCTGCGGCGGCACGCTGGAAGAGCATATCGACGAGCTGATCGAGAGCAAGCGCGCGCTGGCCGAGAGTGTCCTGGGCGGCGGCGAGAGCTGGCTGACCGAGCTGAATACCGACCAGCTTCGCGATCTGGTTGCGCTGCGACGAGCGGATGTGGTGGAGGCCTGA
- a CDS encoding SWIM zinc finger family protein: protein MPVRITIYRLDDDDDDEYDDEYDDEYDDDDEYDDDDDRYEGAYGDDFWYYPPSRPIEVKDGIKARSKSGAFGSSWWAKRWIGVLESFGWGTRLQRGRTYARKGQVVSIDMGIGLVKARVQGSDPRPYTVKIEIPPLKDADWDRAIDAMAQQAVFAARLLSGEMPQEIEEAFTAAGLALFPRSGRDLATQCSCPDFANPCKHIAAVYYLLGERFDEDPFLIFHLRGRSREQLIAALRSRRAAALGDTAEPIGAPSEPAVPLADQLDDFYHAGTDLTALVVPIGQPEVEAGLLRQMGTAPAGIDPDLRALYGAMTGHVLDMVFGKE, encoded by the coding sequence ATGCCCGTACGAATCACAATCTATCGCCTGGATGACGACGATGACGACGAGTATGACGACGAGTATGACGACGAGTATGACGATGATGACGAGTATGACGATGATGACGACCGTTACGAAGGTGCTTACGGCGATGATTTCTGGTACTACCCGCCATCGCGTCCGATCGAGGTCAAGGATGGCATCAAGGCCAGGAGCAAGAGCGGCGCGTTCGGCTCGTCGTGGTGGGCCAAGCGCTGGATCGGCGTGCTGGAGTCGTTCGGCTGGGGCACACGCTTGCAGCGCGGGCGAACGTACGCGCGCAAAGGTCAGGTCGTCAGCATCGACATGGGCATCGGGCTGGTGAAGGCCAGGGTGCAGGGCTCAGATCCACGGCCCTACACCGTCAAGATCGAGATCCCGCCGCTCAAAGATGCCGATTGGGATCGCGCGATCGACGCGATGGCACAGCAGGCCGTTTTTGCCGCCAGGCTGCTGAGCGGCGAGATGCCGCAGGAGATCGAAGAAGCGTTTACGGCGGCGGGCCTGGCGCTCTTTCCCAGGAGCGGGCGCGACCTCGCAACGCAGTGCTCGTGCCCGGATTTTGCCAATCCGTGCAAGCATATCGCCGCCGTGTACTACCTGCTCGGCGAGCGCTTCGACGAAGATCCGTTTCTGATCTTCCATCTACGAGGCCGCAGCCGCGAGCAACTGATCGCTGCCCTGCGCAGCCGCCGGGCAGCCGCCCTCGGCGACACCGCCGAGCCGATCGGCGCTCCGTCCGAGCCCGCCGTGCCGCTCGCCGATCAGCTCGACGATTTCTACCACGCGGGCACCGATCTCACGGCGCTCGTCGTGCCGATCGGCCAGCCAGAGGTCGAGGCGGGCCTGCTGCGGCAGATGGGCACAGCTCCGGCTGGCATCGATCCCGACCTCCGCGCCCTCTACGGTGCGATGACCGGCCATGTGCTCGATATGGTCTTTGGCAAGGAGTAG
- a CDS encoding twin-arginine translocation signal domain-containing protein: protein MGNTTRRQFLRNVALGAGALAGGLTLEPLRVLASRAGLSSLDLAPGVAEFIADTYLFHAADFPDPNETVDALRLYLDGNNLLWRADDLNGAIAIFKQAIKAYPNQRHSHAGLGCALWHRYEHSGAQADLRSAALHLARAADMAMDHGKVRYTDLLTEVLPKAGEQGLFERLFERAFDLSSRPTVGNRPFLVSLDYARGLRAFGDARAEGFFQQAMSQRPDGHIDPLTGYAEWLIDQGRYEETVALIDADEHKEYPHFLRGFALERMGQHGAARAEYEHFHSFSAMFPAAARYRIAGSRAQEGVHFEDEVGALTHCTGHSRLAIMIYCEARGENEGGQRLCGWTARRRVSRGTVSGCISVDNSGSGVCEKYNSVLTQPYQFYLGCGTSSDQTRHVSTDIWYGRAPDYMAGNRCPGGCAPSSGNNCSGTLRHCNCDDTIGAFSESPMFFDLGCSGGGCKHNHGTLCGNDSVGNDHCFYAVHA, encoded by the coding sequence GTGGGAAACACCACTCGCCGTCAGTTTCTACGGAACGTTGCGCTAGGTGCTGGCGCGCTCGCTGGCGGACTGACCCTTGAGCCACTGCGCGTATTGGCGAGCAGAGCAGGGCTTTCCTCGCTCGATCTGGCGCCGGGTGTCGCGGAGTTCATCGCCGACACCTATCTGTTCCATGCCGCCGACTTCCCCGACCCGAACGAAACCGTCGATGCGCTCCGGCTCTACCTCGACGGCAACAACCTGCTCTGGCGGGCGGATGATCTCAACGGCGCGATTGCAATCTTCAAACAGGCGATCAAAGCCTATCCCAACCAGCGTCACTCGCACGCTGGCCTCGGCTGTGCCCTCTGGCACCGCTACGAGCACAGCGGCGCTCAGGCCGATCTGCGCAGTGCCGCCCTTCATCTGGCGCGGGCTGCCGATATGGCGATGGATCACGGCAAAGTGCGCTATACCGATCTGCTGACCGAGGTGCTGCCGAAAGCCGGAGAGCAGGGCCTCTTCGAGCGGCTCTTCGAGCGAGCCTTCGACCTCTCCAGCCGTCCCACCGTCGGCAATCGTCCGTTCCTCGTCTCCCTGGACTATGCCAGGGGGCTGCGCGCCTTTGGCGACGCGCGCGCCGAGGGCTTCTTCCAGCAGGCGATGAGCCAGCGCCCCGACGGACATATCGACCCGCTGACCGGCTACGCGGAGTGGCTGATCGACCAGGGCCGCTATGAGGAGACGGTCGCGCTGATCGACGCCGACGAGCACAAGGAGTATCCGCACTTCCTACGCGGCTTCGCGCTGGAGCGCATGGGCCAGCACGGTGCGGCGCGCGCCGAGTACGAGCACTTCCACAGCTTCAGCGCGATGTTCCCCGCTGCGGCCAGGTATCGCATAGCGGGCAGCCGCGCGCAAGAGGGCGTGCATTTCGAGGATGAGGTCGGCGCGCTGACGCACTGCACGGGTCATAGCCGCCTGGCGATTATGATCTACTGCGAGGCGCGCGGCGAGAACGAGGGCGGGCAGCGGCTGTGTGGCTGGACCGCTCGGCGGCGCGTCTCGCGGGGCACCGTCTCAGGGTGCATCTCGGTGGACAACTCAGGAAGCGGCGTGTGCGAAAAATATAACAGCGTGCTCACGCAGCCGTACCAGTTCTATCTGGGCTGCGGAACCAGCAGCGATCAGACGCGGCACGTCTCGACCGACATCTGGTATGGTCGTGCTCCCGACTATATGGCTGGCAACCGGTGCCCCGGCGGATGCGCACCATCCAGCGGCAACAACTGCTCGGGCACGTTGAGGCACTGCAACTGTGACGATACGATCGGGGCCTTCTCGGAATCGCCGATGTTCTTCGACCTGGGCTGTAGCGGTGGTGGCTGCAAGCATAACCATGGAACGCTCTGCGGCAACGATAGCGTCGGCAACGACCACTGCTTCTACGCGGTACACGCCTGA
- a CDS encoding glucoamylase family protein, which yields MSNSMKNPIRVAAVALLALSAMLPALTQAGPQDNRLSVQQQRVLRQYAVDTWQSFVAMVDEQTGLPADNINAVTHQVSAYTSPTNIGAYIWSTLVARDLQIITPQEARERIAQTLEALAELERHEPSGMFYNWYNPATGEKLTTWPVDQSRVYPFLSSVDNGWLAMALMMVTNSVPQLRDQAQAIVGEMNFSCYYDPAAGLMRGGFWDTSPPPGNWPLGFYCGGGPDVFYTGHHYGALNTEPRIASYIGIAKDGVPATHYFKMWRTFPPTCDWSWQEMQPQGVWRNYLGVDVFEGHYTYRGMDIVPSWGGSMFEALMVPLFVPEEEWGARSWGINHPLYVQAQIEHGMQEAGYGYWGFSPSNNPAGGYREYGVDPIGLDPAGYTSDQERTTVDYGWSDPGCPRPASIPTDYGQGVVTPHASFLALEFAPDAALENLSNLRTDFGAYGWGGFYDAINVTTGEMSRYYLALDQGMIMAALGNALRNDRLQHYFVHGEVEQAIRPILAIEEFTAGR from the coding sequence ATGAGCAACTCGATGAAGAACCCGATCCGGGTCGCGGCTGTGGCGCTGCTGGCGTTGAGCGCAATGCTGCCCGCGCTGACGCAGGCCGGGCCGCAGGACAACCGCCTCAGCGTGCAGCAGCAGCGAGTGCTGCGACAGTACGCCGTCGATACCTGGCAATCGTTCGTGGCGATGGTCGATGAGCAGACCGGCCTGCCCGCCGACAACATCAACGCCGTGACACACCAGGTATCCGCCTACACCTCGCCGACCAACATCGGCGCCTATATCTGGAGCACGCTGGTGGCGCGCGATCTCCAGATCATCACCCCCCAGGAGGCGCGCGAGCGCATCGCGCAGACGCTCGAAGCGCTGGCGGAGCTGGAGCGACACGAGCCGAGCGGCATGTTCTACAACTGGTACAATCCCGCGACCGGCGAGAAGCTGACCACGTGGCCGGTTGATCAGAGCAGGGTCTATCCATTCCTCTCCAGCGTCGATAACGGCTGGCTGGCGATGGCGCTGATGATGGTGACGAACAGCGTGCCGCAGCTCCGCGATCAGGCCCAGGCGATCGTCGGGGAGATGAACTTTAGCTGCTACTACGATCCCGCCGCCGGTCTGATGCGCGGCGGCTTCTGGGATACCAGCCCGCCGCCAGGCAACTGGCCGCTCGGCTTCTACTGCGGCGGCGGCCCCGATGTCTTCTACACCGGCCACCACTACGGCGCGCTCAACACCGAGCCGCGCATCGCGAGCTACATCGGCATCGCCAAGGACGGCGTTCCGGCGACGCACTACTTCAAGATGTGGCGCACCTTCCCGCCGACCTGCGATTGGAGCTGGCAGGAGATGCAGCCGCAGGGCGTCTGGCGCAACTATCTTGGCGTCGATGTCTTCGAGGGACACTACACCTACCGGGGCATGGACATCGTGCCAAGCTGGGGCGGCAGCATGTTCGAGGCACTGATGGTGCCGCTGTTCGTGCCCGAAGAGGAGTGGGGCGCGCGTAGCTGGGGCATCAACCATCCGCTCTACGTCCAGGCGCAGATCGAGCATGGCATGCAGGAGGCGGGCTACGGCTACTGGGGCTTCTCGCCGTCGAATAATCCGGCGGGCGGCTACCGCGAGTACGGCGTCGATCCGATTGGCCTCGACCCGGCGGGCTACACCTCCGACCAGGAGCGCACCACGGTCGACTATGGCTGGTCCGATCCGGGCTGCCCACGACCGGCCAGCATCCCCACGGACTATGGGCAGGGCGTGGTCACGCCGCACGCCTCGTTCCTGGCGCTTGAGTTCGCGCCCGACGCCGCGCTGGAGAACCTGAGCAACCTGCGCACAGACTTCGGCGCCTACGGCTGGGGCGGCTTCTACGACGCGATCAACGTCACAACTGGCGAGATGTCGCGCTACTACCTGGCGCTCGATCAAGGCATGATCATGGCGGCGCTCGGCAACGCGCTGCGCAACGATCGGCTTCAGCACTACTTCGTCCACGGCGAGGTCGAGCAGGCGATCCGGCCAATCCTGGCGATCGAGGAGTTTACCGCCGGTCGCTAG
- a CDS encoding DUF4342 domain-containing protein: MQAPVEMESIQVKGSELIDRIKALIHEGNVRRVVIKQGEDTIVEFPLTVGVVGAVLAPMLAAVGAIAALVADCTIEVEREPVV; encoded by the coding sequence ATGCAAGCGCCGGTCGAAATGGAATCCATCCAGGTCAAGGGGAGCGAGCTGATCGATCGCATCAAGGCCCTGATCCATGAGGGCAACGTCCGCCGCGTGGTCATTAAGCAAGGCGAGGATACCATCGTCGAGTTTCCGCTGACCGTTGGCGTGGTGGGCGCGGTCCTTGCTCCGATGCTGGCGGCAGTAGGCGCGATCGCCGCCCTGGTTGCCGATTGCACGATTGAGGTCGAGCGCGAGCCGGTGGTATAA